One window of Phoenix dactylifera cultivar Barhee BC4 chromosome 5, palm_55x_up_171113_PBpolish2nd_filt_p, whole genome shotgun sequence genomic DNA carries:
- the LOC103710361 gene encoding uncharacterized protein LOC103710361: MELQQESSNLGVLSATNSRNLSSSSSAFVSASQSPFFSPRSPVHGSEPVRPDTANASNGVVINDHLGSSTVTRQPESLSNINFVASDVSPAPSFCTSSNFGTPGNVYNNPGLVSSFNGICNGSSSNYSQATSNGHFARREKQKRLGRIQPKCSFTQPSTSVCSASRLRSCDVYLGFHGQKPSLLRFANWLRAELEIQGISCFASDRARCRSSRSYDMVERIMNASTYGVVILTKKSFGNPYSIEELRNFLGRKNLVPIYFDLSAANCLARDIIEKRGELWEKNGGELWMLYGGLEREWREAVDGLSRVLDWQLEAYDGNWRECILQAVALLAMRLGRRSVVDRINRWRERVEKEELPFPRNEIFVGRKKELSELELILFGDVRGDGEREYFELKTRHRKRTLLIGRAENNCEDKNAKDQQSESSMKGKEPVLWKESEKEIEMQRLGSPHRQCRPLRGKIGGKHGRRKRSTKILYGKGIACVSGDSGIGKTELVLEYAYRFSQRYKMVLWVGGETRYIRQNYLALRTFLEVDLSIESHCPEKGRIRCFEEHEEEAIGRVRKELMQDIPFLVVIDNLENEKDWWDRKVVMDLLPRFGGETHFIITTRLPRVMNLEPMKLSYLSGVEAMSLMKGGMKDYPVVEIDALRAIEERIGRLTLGLGIVGAILSELPITPSRLLDTINRMPSADLAWGDREVLILRRHTVLIQLLDVCLSIFDHADGPRSLATRMVQVSGWFAPSAIPIPLLALAAHKVPEKRHGAPVWKKCLRALTCSSFTTSHIKRSEAEASSMLMRFGIARSSRKPDCVHFHELVKLYARKQGATQVAHAMFQAVSLRGSISQSSDHLWAACFLLFGFGTDPVVVEPRPSDLLFFIKRVVLPLAIHTFITFSRCNAALELLRLATDALEIAAESLVSRAEKWFDKSLCCIRPVQSDHTYLWQELALSRATVLETRAKLMLRGGQYDVGDDLVRKAIFIRTSICGEHHPDTVAARETLCKLRRLLTNIQVS, encoded by the coding sequence ATGGAGCTTCAACAAGAAAGCTCCAATCTTGGGGTGTTGTCTGCCACAAACTCAAGGAatctttcatcttcttcctcagcATTTGTCTCTGCAAGTCAGTCACCTTTCTTCTCCCCACGATCGCCGGTGCATGGCTCCGAACCAGTCCGACCCGACACCGCAAATGCCTCTAATGGTGTCGTTATAAATGATCATCTTGGTTCTAGCACTGTGACCAGACAACCAGAATCCTTATCTAATATCAACTTTGTAGCATCTGATGTTTCTCCGGCTCCAAGTTTCTGCACTTCCAGTAATTTTGGAACCCCAGGAAATGTTTATAACAACCCTGGTCTGGTTTCATCCTTCAATGGTATTTGCAATGGCAGTTCATCTAATTACAGTCAAGCAACCAGCAACGGTCACTTTGCTCGTAGAGAGAAGCAGAAGAGATTAGGAAGAATCCAGCCAAAATGTTCATTTACTCAGCCTTCAACTTCAGTTTGTtcagctagtaggcttaggagTTGTGATGTGTACTTAGGATTTCACGGACAGAAACCTTCCTTGCTGAGGTTTGCCAATTGGCTTCGCGCAGAGTTGGAAATCCAGGGGATCAGTTGCTTTGCATCTGACAGAGCCCGGTGCAGGAGTTCGCGGAGCTATGATATGGTTGAAAGAATAATGAATGCTTCTACCTATGGAGTGGTGATCCTCACAAAGAAGTCATTTGGAAATCCTTACAGCATAGAGGAGCTTAGAAATTTCTTGGGCAGGAAAAATCTGGTTCCAATCTACTTTGACTTGAGCGCCGCCAATTGTCTTGCGAGAGACATAATAGAGAAGAGGGGGGAACTGTGGGAGAAAAATGGCGGTGAGTTGTGGATGCTGTATGGTGGCTTGGAAAGGGAATGGAGGGAAGCTGTCGATGGACTTTCTCGGGTGTTGGATTGGCAATTGGAGGCATATGATGGTAACTGGAGAGAATGCATACTGCAGGCTGTGGCTCTTTTGGCCATGAGATTGGGGAGGAGAAGTGTGGTGGATAGAATAAATCGGTGGAGAGAAagggtggagaaggaggagctccctTTTCCTCGGAATGAAATTTTTGTTGGCCGGAAGAAGGAACTCTCTGAGTTGGAGCTCATCTTGTTTGGTGATGTCAGAGGGGATGGAGAAAGAGAATACTTCGAACTCAAGACCAGGCACAGGAAAAGAACTTTGTTGATTGGAAGGGCTGAGAACAATTGTGAGGATAAAAATGCGAAGGATCAGCAATCAGAAAGCAGCATGAAAGGAAAAGAGCCAGTTCTGTGGAAGGAGTCTGAGAAGGAAATTGAGATGCAGAGGCTGGGCAGTCCGCATAGGCAATGCCGCCCTCTGAGGGGAAAAATTGGAGGGAAGCATGGCAGGAGGAAAAGATCAACAAAGATACTGTACGGGAAGGGCATTGCTTGTGTGTCAGGGGATTCAGGAATTGGTAAAACGGAATTGGTTTTGGAGTATGCATACAGATTCTCCCAGAGATACAAGATGGTTTTGTGGGTGGGAGGGGAAACTAGATATATTCGGCAGAACTATCTAGCTCTGCGCACTTTCCTGGAAGTTGATCTCAGCATTGAGAGCCATTGTCCTGAAAAAGGAAGGATAAGGTGCTTTGAAGAGCATGAAGAAGAAGCGATTGGGAGAGTAAGGAAAGAGCTGATGCAAGATATACCATTCCTGGTTGTCATAGATAACTTGGAGAATGAGAAAGACTGGTGGGATCGAAAAGTTGTAATGGATCTCCTGCCACGATTTGGTGGAGAAACTCATTTCATAATAACCACACGTCTTCCTCGAGTGATGAACTTGGAGCCCATGAAGCTTTCGTACTTATCTGGCGTCGAGGCGATGTCTTTgatgaagggaggtatgaaggaTTATCCAGTAGTCGAAATTGATGCTCTCAGAGCCATCGAGGAAAGAATTGGCAGGCTCACATTAGGCCTTGGCATCGTAGGAGCTATCCTTTCTGAGCTGCCAATAACTCCGAGTCGGCTGCTCGACACTATAAATAGAATGCCTTCGGCGGATTTGGCATGGGGTGATAGAGAAGTTCTTATATTGAGACGGCACACAGTCCTTATCCAGCTCTTAGATGTCTGTCTTTCGATATTCGACCATGCAGATGGACCAAGGAGCTTGGCAACCAGAATGGTTCAAGTAAGTGGCTGGTTTGCTCCTTCAGCAATTCCAATACCTCTCTTGGCTTTGGCTGCACATAAGGTTCCAGAGAAGCGTCATGGTGCTCCAGTCTGGAAGAAGTGCTTGCGTGCGCTAACCTGCAGCAGCTTTACAACATCTCATATCAAGAGATCTGAAGCTGAAGCATCGTCCATGTTGATGAGATTTGGGATTGCAAGGAGTAGCAGAAAACCGGATTGCGTCCATTTTCATGAGCTTGTCAAGCTGTATGCTCGCAAACAGGGGGCCACCCAAGTTGCTCATGCTATGTTTCAAGCAGTTTCCCTTAGAGGCTCCATCTCTCAATCTTCTGACCATCTATGGGCAGCTTGCTTCTTACTTTTTGGATTTGGGACCGATCCTGTTGTTGTGGAGCCGAGACCATCTGACTTGCTATTTTTCATAAAACGTGTAGTGTTGCCTCTAGCCATACATACATTCATCACCTTCTCTCGCTGCAATGCAGCATTAGAACTTCTACGCCTCGCAACTGATGCATTGGAAATTGCTGCTGAGTCCTTGGTGTCAAGAGCTGAGAAATGGTTTGATAAATCACTCTGTTGCATTAGACCAGTTCAATCTGATCACACATATCTTTGGCAGGAACTGGCACTCTCGAGAGCAACTGTTCTAGAAACTAGGGCAAAACTAATGCTTAGGGGTGGCCAATATGACGTAGGGGATGACCTTGTTAGGAAAGCTATTTTTATTAGGACTTCAATATGTGGTGAGCATCATCCAGACACAGTAGCTGCTCGGGAAACACTTTGTAAGCTTAGAAGACTTCTCACAAACATTCAAGTTAGCTGA